TCCTACACGGCAAACAAGGCCGAGCTGCTTATCAAACGCTGTACCGTTTTGTGGTTTAACGAAAATCCGCGTTTGCACAGTTCTGCTGTAATACGCCGATAGCATAGCGACCTTTGTGTTCATGGTAGATTGGGCTATGACCTCTTTGTCATCTCTGTATTTGTCTGTTTTGTCAGTTGTTTTCATGGTAGTAATA
The genomic region above belongs to Aminipila butyrica and contains:
- a CDS encoding transposase, whose translation is MTAELCKRGFSLNHKTVQRLISSSALFAV